The stretch of DNA CGACGGACGCGGTGGTCACGATCGCGCCGCGCTCTGCGTCCCGGCCCATGGGCGCAAGCCCGCCCATCTGCGCCGCAGCCTGGCTGACAAGATGGAAGGTGCCCATCAGGTTGACCGCGATCACCCGGTCGAACAGGGCGGGGTCGTGCGGGCTGCCATCTTTCGCCACCGTCCGCGCGCCGGGCGCGATGCCCGCGCAGGCCACCGCGATCCGCGCGGGCCCATGCACGGCCGCCGCCGCCGACAGCGCATCGGCCACGGCGGCGCTGTCGGTCACGTCGCACATCAGGAACAGCCCGCCCAGGCTTTCGGCCAGTTCCGCCCCCGTATCGGGGTTCAGGTCCAGGATCGTCACCGGCGCGCCGGCCGCGGCCAGGATGCGCGCGG from Halovulum dunhuangense encodes:
- a CDS encoding SDR family NAD(P)-dependent oxidoreductase, whose protein sequence is MRIGEDTPAIISGGASGLGAETARILAAAGAPVTILDLNPDTGAELAESLGGLFLMCDVTDSAAVADALSAAAAVHGPARIAVACAGIAPGARTVAKDGSPHDPALFDRVIAVNLMGTFHLVSQAAAQMGGLAPMGRDAERGAIVTTASVAAFEGQIGQIGYAASKGAVAAMTLPMARDLAALGIRVNSIAPGLFRTPMVAGLPPQVQESLGASVPFPPRLGDPAEFASLVRHMIENPMMNGAVVRLDGAIRMAPK